The genome window AGGCGATCCAGGCACCGCTTGCGCGCGGCGAATGGCTGGACGAGTACCAGGACCGCCTGCTGCGCGTCGTCGATCGCCATGCTTCGCTCGATGCGGTGGTACTTGGATGCACCGAACTGCCACTGGCCATGAAGCCGGAGGCTTCCGCGCTGCCGGTGCTCGATACCGTGCGCATACAGTGCGAGCGCGCGTTCGACTGGGCGGTCGAAGGGCGTGCGCCGTCCACCCCCGCTTCTGCGTACTGACACGCTCCGGAACAAAGGACTCACATGCTCGCGATCATCGGAGGCTCCGGCCTCGGGAAGCTTGCCACGATCGAGGCGCCGCACCGGCGCGTGGTGCGCACACCCTATGGCGAACCCTCGGGCGCACTGACGTTCGGGCGCCTGTGCGGGCGCGACGTGGTGTTCCTGCCGCGCCACGGACATGGCCACACGATCGCGCCGCACGAGGTCAACTACCGCGCGAACATCTGGGCACTGCGCGAGGAGAACGTAGACGCGATCATTTCCGTTGCATCCGTCGGTGGCATCCGCGCAGACCTGGCGCCAGGCGTGCTCGCGGTACCGCACCAGATCATCGACTACACGCACGGCCGCCGCGGAACCTTCTTCGAGGGACCCGATCAGCCCGTCACGCATGTCGACTTCACCGAGCCCTACTGCCCGCAGCTGCGGGCGAGCCTGCTGGCAGCAGCGGCAGCCGCAGGCGAAGCGATGATTGCGGACGGTGTCTATGCGGTAACGCAGGGGCCGCGGCTGGAGACCGCTGCCGAGATCGACCGGCTCGAGCGCGACGGCGCCGACATGGTCGGCATGACCGGAATGCCCGAGGCCGCGCTGGCGCGCGAGCTCGGGCTTTCCTATGCGGCTCTCGCCGTGGTGGCCAACTTCGCCGCCGGCCGCGGCAACAGTGCGCATGCGATCGACTTGCACATCATCGGTGGCGTGCTTTCGGTGGCCATGCAGCGGGTCCAGCATATCCTCGACCGATGCGTGGAATGCCATGGTTCGTGACGTCCTGCGGATGGGAAACCCCGTGCTGCTGCAGGTCGCGCGGCCGGTCGATGCATTCGGTACGCCCGAGCTCGCGGCCCTGCTGCAGGACATGCGTGACACGATGGCCGCCCTCGATGGCGCAGGGCTTGCCGCGCCGCAGAT of Rhodocyclaceae bacterium contains these proteins:
- a CDS encoding S-methyl-5'-thioinosine phosphorylase, producing the protein MLAIIGGSGLGKLATIEAPHRRVVRTPYGEPSGALTFGRLCGRDVVFLPRHGHGHTIAPHEVNYRANIWALREENVDAIISVASVGGIRADLAPGVLAVPHQIIDYTHGRRGTFFEGPDQPVTHVDFTEPYCPQLRASLLAAAAAAGEAMIADGVYAVTQGPRLETAAEIDRLERDGADMVGMTGMPEAALARELGLSYAALAVVANFAAGRGNSAHAIDLHIIGGVLSVAMQRVQHILDRCVECHGS